A DNA window from Siniperca chuatsi isolate FFG_IHB_CAS linkage group LG6, ASM2008510v1, whole genome shotgun sequence contains the following coding sequences:
- the rubcn gene encoding run domain Beclin-1-interacting and cysteine-rich domain-containing protein isoform X2, protein MQNRREHWKLLSSLKTTVEGLLSTNNPNVWSRYGGLQRLHKDMNNIMSHGLKNEQVYYKQRDYWPFVWCVRYISPHLASHIEQFSHLEPVMSSRMQSAGESYKAERWLLHSLQVHMLSAQLRPLLRHLGHTRKYYNDDAFLLSEPHVTAMFQCLEAVEQNNPKLLAQIDTVGLSPLKSPPCLGLLKSQSLCVLPGAGGAWRSADLAPRGESLNRRLTTSNCSLREAVATSHNSGSTTGVGSQNSNSANTTSPASNLGAPWVCVSSPGESERGVTPPPGPVSVPCVSLTESPSPTSLQPEAGDSGDGDYDDGPEYLAIGNLGQRSRRDSRSSTHSSEKGETQDQSLQRDSLAPPPPRSSSFSEGQRGPGRASRGHTRSFSDTGVNQKLRNGGGHRKITIIIEDPVAESAGDGCMKDYSPFSPQCSDASTPSSLYMESHGSQYNSVPDGMFRKPSEGQSLISYLSEQDFGSCADLEKENAHFSISESLIAAIELMKYNLRRQEEEGEEEGDSDCEIQQLKQKIRLRRQQIRHSRLPPCATSQHIFHSMDSGGSRRSSQDSCQGLSDSGSAEEVEECELRDGCEGQSLLAVSQNGLSLSLASLFSDADIKRSVSSSSRSFLSSESISPSFLQSNSAESVAMGLLRQFEGMQLPAASELDWLVPEHDAPQKLLPIPDSLPISPDDGEHADIYKLRIRVRGNLEWAPPRPQIIFNIHPAPKRKIVVAKQNYRCAGCGTRVDPDYIKRLRYCEYLGRYFCQCCHENAQAVVPGRVLRKWDFSKYYVSNFARDLLSKITGDPLFNPYDINSGLYKKIKALEAVRVLRVQLFHMKNLFKTCRFAKEVLDKFDSLPGHLTEDLHLFSLNDLTAVRNGDLAPRMKELLKLGTMHVAGCVLCQAKGFVCEFCGNDKDIIFPFQLNKCQRCEECHACYHRSCFRTGKGCPRCQRLAERRERMARKNMEEQEDEGGGT, encoded by the exons ATGCAGAACAG GAGGGAGCACTGGAAGCTGCTGTCCAGCCTGAAGACCACGGTGGAGGGTCTTTTGTCCACGAACAACCCCAACGTGTGGTCACGTTACGGCGGCCTGCAGCGGCTCCACAAGGACATGAACAACATCATGAGCCATGGACTGAAGAATGAGCAG GTGTACTACAAGCAGAGAGACTACTGGCCGTTTGTGTGGTGTGTTCGCTACATCAGCCCCCACCTTGCCTCGCACATTGAGCAG TTTAGTCACCTGGAGCCGGTAATGAGCAGCAGGATGCAGAGTGCTGGTGAAAGCTACAAGGCTGAGCGCTGGCTACTTCACAGCTTACAGGTTCACATGCTGTCGGCTCAGCTCCGACCTCTGCTCCGGCATCTGGGACATACACGTAAATACTATAATG aTGATGCCTTTCTGCTGAGCGAGCCCCATGTGACCGCTATGTTCCAGTGTCTGGAAGCTGTGGAGCAGAATAACCCCAAACTGCTGGCCCAAATAGACACTGTTGGG CTGTCCCCTCTGAAGAGCCCGCCATGTCTGGGCCTGTTGAAGAGTcagagcctgtgtgtgttgcCAGGGGCTGGAGGGGCTTGGAGGAGCGCTGACTTGGCACCCAGAGGAGAATCTCTAAATCGCAGACTCACCACCTCCAACTGCTCCCTCCGAGAAGCAGTCGCCACCAGCCACAACTCTGGGAGCACTACCGGAGTCGGATCCCAAAACAGCAACAGCGCAA ACACTACCTCTCCAGCTAGCAACCTGGGAGCtccctgggtgtgtgtgtccagtcCGGGGGAGAGTGAGCGGGGTGTGACGCCCCCTCCTGGCCCTGTCTCCGTCCCTTGCGTGTCCCTCACAGAGTCCCCCTCGCCCACATCCCTTCAGCCTGAGGCTGGGGACTCTGGTGACGGCGACTATGACGATGGTCCGGAATACCTGGCTATTGGCAACCTGGGGCAACGCAGTCGCCGTGACTCCCGAAGCTCCACCCACAGCAGTGAGAAGGGCGAGACCCAGGACCAGTCCCTGCAACGGGATTCCCTGGCTCCGCCCCCACCCAGAAGCTCATCTTTCTCAGAGGGCCAGAGGGGGCCAGGCCGGGCGTCCCGAGGACACACACGCTCGTTTTCTGACACAGGGGTCAATCAGAAACTCAGGAACG GAGGGGGCCACCGAAAAATCACCATAATAATAGAAGATCCGGTAGCAG AATCGGCAGGGGACGGCTGTATGAAGGACTACAGCCCTTTCTCACCTCAGTGCAGCGATGCCAGCACCCCCAGTTCCCTCTACATGGAGTCTC ATGGGTCCCAGTACAACAGTGTTCCAGATGGGATGTTCAGGAAGCCGTCAGAGGGTCAGAGCCTCATCAGCTACCTGTCAGAGCAGGACTTTGGCAGCTGTGCTGACCTTGAGAAG GAGAACGCTCATTTCAGCATTTCAGAGTCCCTTATTGCTGCCATCGAGCTGATGAAGTACAACCTGCGGcgtcaggaggaggagggcgaggAGGAAGGAGACAGTGACTGTGAGATTCAGCAGCTCAAACAGAAGATCCGCCTGCGAAGGCAGCAGATTCGACACAGCCGCCTGCCGCCCTGCGCAACCTCCCAGCACA TTTTCCACTCCATGGACAGCGGAGGCTCTAGGAGGAGCTCTCAGGACTCCTGCCAGGGCCTTTCTGACTCCGGCTcagctgaggaggtggaggagtgcGAACTACGAg ATGGCTGTGAGGGTCAGTCCCTGCTGGCGGTGTCTCAGAACGGCCTCTCGCTGTCACTCGCCTCCCTCTTCTCAG aTGCAGACATTAAGCGCAGTGTAAGCTCCAGCAGCAGGTCTTTTCTCAGCTCAGAGTCCAT cTCTCCATCCTTCCTCCAGTCTAATTCAGCTGAGTCAGTAGCCATGGGTTTACTCAGACAATTTGAAGGCATGCAGCTTCCTGCAGCTTCGGAGCTCGACTGGCTGGTCCCAGAACACGATGCTCCACAGAAG CTGCTGCCCATCCCTGACTCTCTGCCGATCTCACCTGATGATGGCGAACACGCAGACATCTACAAGCTGAGGATTCGGGTCCGAGGCAACCTGGAGTGGGCGCCTCCCCGACCGCAGATCATTTTCAACATTCATCCCGCCCCCAA GAGGAAGATAGTTGTGGCTAAACAGAACTATCGCTGCGCTGGCTGTGGCACCCGCGTCGACCCAG ATTATATCAAGCGACTGCGTTACTGTGAATACCTCGGCCGTTATTTCTGCCAGTGCTGCCATGAGAACGCCCAGGCGGTGGTTCCTGGTCGAGTGCTGAGGAAGTGGGACTTCAGCAAGTACTATGTCAGCAACTTTGCCCGGGACCTGCTGAGCAAGATCACTGGAGACCCGCTGTTCAACCCCTATGACATCAACAGTGGCCTGTACAAGAAGATCAAAGCTCTGGAGGCCGTCAGG gTTTTGAGGGTGCAGCTGTTTCACATGAAAAATCTCTTCAAGACTTGTCGCTTTGCTAAAGA ggTGCTGGACAAGTTCGACAGCCTGCCAGGTCACCTGACAGAGGACCTTCACCTCTTCTCCCTCAATGACCTCACTGCTGTGCGCAACGGTGATCTGGCTCCCCGAATGAAAGAGCTGCTTAAACTTGGTACCATGCACGTAGCTGGCTGTGTG CTGTGCCAGGCGAAGGGCTTTGTGTGCGAGTTCTGCGGCAACGACAAAGACATCATCTTTCCCTTCCAGCTGAACAAGTGCCAGCGCTGTGAAG aGTGCCATGCGTGTTACCATCGCAGCTGCTTCCGGACAGGTAAAGGCTGTCCTCGATGTCAGCGTCTGGCAGAGCGGAGAGAGAGGATGGCGCGCAAAAACATGGAGGAACAAGAAGACGAGGGAGGTGGGACCTAG